Proteins found in one Streptococcus anginosus subsp. whileyi MAS624 genomic segment:
- the treC gene encoding alpha,alpha-phosphotrehalase — translation MALDKTKVVYQIYPKSFKDTTGNGIGDFQGIIEKIPYLKELGVDMVWLNPFYPSPQRDNGYDISDYTAVNPLFGTMSDFEEMVQVGKEYGIDFMLDMVLNHCSTEHEWFQKALAGDPYYQDFFFLRDEPTDWLSKFGGSAWAPFGDTGKYYLHLFDVTQADLNWRNPHVREELFKVVNFWRNKGVKGFRFDVINLIGKDEVLENCPENDGKPAYTDKPIVHDYLHMLNEATFGQADSFITVGEMSATTIENCILYTDPARHELSMAFNFHHLKVDYENGQKWSLKKFDFEELNRLFHTWGKEMSDHDGWSALFWNNHDQPRALNRFVDVQHFRNEGATMLAASIHLSRGTPYIYMGEEIGMVDPDYDSMADYVDVESINAYQMLLEQGKTPEEAFAIIQAKSRDNSRTPIQWGDSANAGFTTGTPWLKAGKSYPEINVENEMQGPIFTFYQKLIALRKELPIIAEGSYQPAYEDSSQIYAFERQLGDEKLLVLNNFYPNPITIDILPEYQNGEVLLSNYEETQTAEVVTLRPYESLAIIVNKH, via the coding sequence ATGGCATTAGATAAGACAAAAGTCGTCTATCAAATTTATCCAAAATCATTTAAAGACACGACCGGAAATGGGATAGGAGATTTTCAAGGCATTATTGAGAAAATTCCTTACCTCAAAGAATTAGGAGTGGATATGGTCTGGCTCAATCCTTTCTATCCCAGCCCGCAGCGTGATAATGGTTATGATATTTCAGATTATACGGCTGTCAACCCTCTTTTTGGGACGATGTCTGACTTTGAAGAGATGGTTCAAGTTGGGAAAGAATACGGCATTGACTTTATGCTGGATATGGTCTTAAATCATTGCTCGACCGAGCATGAATGGTTTCAAAAAGCTTTAGCTGGCGATCCGTACTACCAAGATTTTTTCTTTCTGCGTGATGAGCCGACAGACTGGTTGTCTAAGTTTGGCGGCAGCGCCTGGGCACCTTTTGGCGACACTGGCAAGTACTACCTGCATCTCTTTGATGTGACGCAGGCTGATCTCAACTGGCGCAATCCTCATGTCCGCGAAGAACTTTTCAAAGTTGTCAATTTTTGGCGGAACAAGGGTGTCAAGGGTTTTCGCTTTGATGTCATCAATCTGATTGGAAAAGATGAGGTGTTGGAAAACTGTCCGGAAAATGATGGTAAGCCTGCCTATACGGACAAGCCCATTGTACATGACTACCTGCACATGCTGAATGAAGCGACTTTCGGACAGGCTGACTCATTTATAACTGTCGGAGAAATGAGTGCGACTACTATTGAAAACTGCATTCTCTATACAGATCCGGCACGTCACGAATTGTCTATGGCCTTTAATTTCCATCATTTGAAGGTGGATTATGAAAATGGTCAAAAATGGAGCTTGAAAAAATTTGATTTCGAGGAGCTCAACCGTCTTTTTCATACGTGGGGCAAGGAAATGAGTGACCATGATGGCTGGAGTGCTCTATTTTGGAACAATCATGATCAGCCACGTGCCTTAAATCGTTTTGTTGATGTTCAGCATTTCCGCAATGAAGGAGCAACCATGCTTGCGGCCAGCATTCATCTGTCTCGCGGAACGCCATATATTTATATGGGAGAAGAAATCGGCATGGTGGATCCAGACTATGACTCTATGGCAGATTATGTGGATGTGGAATCTATCAATGCCTATCAGATGCTGCTGGAGCAAGGCAAAACACCAGAAGAAGCTTTTGCAATTATTCAGGCCAAATCTCGCGATAATTCTCGCACTCCCATTCAGTGGGGTGATTCAGCAAATGCTGGCTTTACGACAGGCACTCCTTGGCTCAAAGCAGGGAAATCTTATCCTGAAATCAATGTTGAAAATGAGATGCAAGGACCGATTTTCACTTTCTATCAAAAACTGATTGCCCTTCGCAAGGAACTTCCTATTATTGCCGAAGGCAGCTATCAACCAGCTTATGAAGACAGCTCACAGATTTATGCTTTTGAGCGTCAATTAGGTGACGAAAAACTTTTGGTACTCAATAACTTCTATCCAAATCCGATTACGATAGATATTTTACCAGAGTATCAAAATGGCGAAGTGCTCCTTTCTAATTATGAAGAAACTCAAACAGCAGAAGTTGTAACCTTAAGACCTTATGAAAGTTTGGCAATTATTGTAAATAAACACTAA
- the treP gene encoding PTS system trehalose-specific EIIBC component, whose translation MGKFEKDAKTLLDAIGGKENVSAVSHCATRIRFVLADEKKADVKAIEAIPAVKGTFTNAGQFQVIIGNDVPIFYNDFTAVSGIEGVSKEAAKAAAKSNQNPVQRVMTMLAEIFTPIIPAIIVGGLILGFRNILEGVQIQALGQKMVDGVAQFAKDGTPIYNTIVDVSQFWSGVNSFLWLPGEAIFHFLPVGIVWSVSRKMGTSQILGIVLGICLVSPQLLNAYSVASTPASEIAKNWVWDFGFFTVRKIGYQAQVIPALLAGLSLSYLEIFWRKRIPEVVSMIFVPFLSLIPALILAHTVLGPIGWTLGQWLSTAVLAGLTGPVKWLFGAIFGALYAPFVITGLHHMTNAIDTQLVADTGGTALWPMIALSNIAQGSAVFTYYLMNRHNEREAQISLPATISAYLGVTEPALFGVNVKYVYPFVAGMIGSSIAGLLSVTFNVTANAIGIGGIPGILSIQAKYMLPFFLIMLVAIAVPMILTFFFRKTGMFTKTEDESVKSPQIEAIDEAKEAAPKVDFAEIASPLAGEVKELSQATDPVFAQGVMGQGVVILPSEGELVAPVNGTVSVLFPTNHAVGIVSDEGVELLMHIGMDTVNLDGKGFEAHVAQGDRVSVGQKLVSFDIAAIQEAGLVTETPVIITNQEQFQADEQGTLPRTIGRGDKLMTATRIG comes from the coding sequence ATGGGAAAATTTGAGAAAGACGCCAAGACGCTATTAGATGCTATCGGTGGCAAGGAGAATGTCTCAGCAGTCAGCCATTGTGCAACTCGGATACGCTTTGTATTGGCAGATGAAAAGAAGGCAGACGTAAAAGCAATTGAAGCCATTCCAGCTGTAAAGGGAACTTTTACAAATGCAGGGCAGTTTCAAGTCATTATCGGAAATGATGTGCCGATTTTCTACAATGATTTTACAGCTGTTTCAGGGATTGAAGGTGTATCAAAAGAAGCAGCTAAAGCCGCTGCCAAAAGCAATCAGAATCCAGTACAACGTGTCATGACAATGCTGGCGGAAATTTTCACTCCAATTATTCCAGCCATTATCGTTGGGGGGCTGATTCTCGGTTTCCGCAATATTCTGGAAGGTGTACAGATTCAGGCACTCGGTCAAAAAATGGTTGACGGTGTTGCTCAGTTTGCTAAAGACGGTACTCCGATTTACAATACGATTGTAGATGTATCACAGTTTTGGAGTGGTGTAAATTCCTTCTTGTGGCTGCCGGGTGAAGCGATTTTCCACTTCTTACCTGTTGGTATTGTTTGGTCTGTTTCTCGTAAAATGGGAACCAGCCAGATTTTGGGAATTGTTCTTGGGATTTGTTTGGTGTCACCACAATTGCTCAATGCGTACTCAGTAGCCAGCACACCGGCTTCAGAAATTGCTAAAAACTGGGTATGGGATTTTGGTTTCTTCACAGTTAGAAAAATTGGATACCAAGCACAAGTTATTCCAGCTCTGCTTGCAGGATTGTCGCTATCTTATCTTGAAATCTTCTGGCGCAAACGCATTCCAGAAGTTGTGTCCATGATTTTTGTGCCATTCTTATCCTTGATTCCGGCACTTATTCTAGCGCATACAGTCCTTGGTCCAATTGGTTGGACACTTGGACAATGGCTGTCAACAGCGGTGCTTGCTGGTCTGACTGGTCCTGTTAAATGGCTCTTTGGTGCGATATTTGGTGCCCTCTATGCTCCGTTTGTTATCACTGGTCTGCACCACATGACCAATGCCATTGATACACAGCTGGTTGCAGATACAGGCGGTACGGCGCTATGGCCAATGATTGCCTTGTCCAATATCGCTCAAGGTTCAGCTGTATTTACTTACTATCTGATGAACCGTCATAATGAACGTGAAGCACAGATTTCTCTGCCAGCAACGATTTCTGCTTATCTAGGTGTTACAGAACCAGCCCTTTTCGGGGTCAACGTGAAGTACGTCTACCCATTTGTGGCAGGGATGATTGGTTCTTCTATCGCAGGTCTCTTATCCGTAACCTTTAACGTAACAGCCAATGCTATCGGAATCGGTGGAATTCCAGGTATCTTATCTATCCAAGCTAAATACATGCTTCCATTCTTCCTTATTATGTTAGTAGCTATTGCAGTACCGATGATTTTGACTTTCTTCTTCCGCAAGACAGGCATGTTTACAAAGACAGAAGATGAAAGTGTCAAATCACCGCAAATTGAAGCCATTGACGAAGCAAAAGAAGCCGCTCCAAAAGTAGATTTTGCAGAAATTGCTAGCCCACTGGCTGGAGAAGTCAAAGAATTAAGCCAAGCAACCGACCCTGTCTTTGCTCAAGGCGTGATGGGACAAGGAGTTGTCATTCTTCCAAGTGAGGGAGAACTGGTGGCCCCTGTGAACGGGACGGTATCAGTGCTTTTCCCAACCAATCATGCTGTTGGAATCGTGTCAGATGAAGGTGTCGAATTACTCATGCATATCGGTATGGACACAGTTAATCTCGATGGCAAAGGTTTTGAAGCTCATGTGGCTCAAGGAGACAGAGTGAGCGTAGGTCAGAAACTGGTTAGTTTTGATATAGCAGCTATTCAGGAAGCTGGCTTAGTGACTGAAACACCTGTGATTATTACAAATCAAGAGCAATTTCAGGCTGATGAACAGGGAACATTGCCGCGGACTATTGGACGTGGAGATAAGCTGATGACAGCTACTCGAATCGGGTAA
- the treR gene encoding trehalose operon repressor: protein MKKYEQIFKLLEQDILNEKYQMNDYLPSEHELVQAYKVSRDTIRKSLDLLQKAGLIQKMRGQGSKVIQQEQIDFPVSNLTSYQELVRQHGMNSKTNVIQLEKITVDKKLSSLTGFPEYRLVWRIIRQRVVDGIASVLDIDYLDKSFVPSISREIAEHSIYAYLEDELGLHISYAQKEITIDPATNRDKILMNIGNDHHVVSVKSKVYLADGQQFQFTDSRHKLEKFRFVDFSKRQK from the coding sequence ATGAAAAAATATGAACAAATTTTTAAACTCTTAGAACAAGATATTCTAAACGAGAAATATCAGATGAATGATTATCTTCCTAGCGAACACGAACTTGTCCAGGCCTACAAGGTCAGCCGTGACACGATTCGTAAATCGCTTGATTTGCTTCAAAAAGCTGGTCTCATTCAAAAAATGAGAGGTCAAGGCTCTAAAGTCATCCAACAAGAACAGATTGACTTTCCCGTTTCCAACCTAACTAGTTACCAAGAACTTGTCCGGCAACATGGAATGAATTCTAAAACCAATGTCATACAGTTAGAAAAAATTACAGTTGATAAAAAATTATCCAGTCTTACTGGTTTTCCTGAATACCGTCTGGTGTGGCGGATTATTCGCCAAAGGGTCGTTGACGGGATTGCCTCCGTCTTGGATATTGATTACCTTGATAAGAGTTTTGTCCCTTCTATTAGCCGTGAAATTGCAGAGCATTCAATTTATGCTTATTTAGAAGATGAACTGGGACTACACATTTCTTACGCCCAAAAAGAAATCACAATTGATCCAGCCACTAATCGCGATAAAATATTGATGAACATTGGAAATGACCACCATGTCGTCTCTGTCAAATCAAAAGTCTATCTTGCAGACGGACAGCAATTTCAGTTTACAGATAGTCGTCATAAACTCGAAAAATTCCGTTTCGTTGACTTCTCCAAACGGCAAAAATGA
- a CDS encoding hemolysin family protein — MEDPSSQTLLLQALLLLILTLLNAFFSAAEMAMVSLNRARVEQKAEEGDAKYIRLLKVLENPNHFLSTIQVGITLITILSGASLANTLGQEIASWMGNSETARAIASFLSVAILTYISIVFGELYPKRIALNLKDSLAVRTAPVIIFLGKIVSPFVWLLSASTNLLSRITPMTFDDADEKMTRDEIEYMLTNSEETLDADEIEMLQGIFSLDEMMAREVMVPRTDAFMVDINDDTKEIIESILKQNFSRIPVYDDDKDNVIGLIHTKRLLNEAFTNGFDNIVLRKILQEPLFVPETIFVDDLLTELRNTQNQMAILLDEYGGMSGLVTLEDLLEEIVGEIDDETDKAEVEVYQVSDHTYFVLGTMSLNDFNEYFEVELESDDVDTIAGYYLTGVGSIPDVKERLSYEVESQDKRLILTNDKVKNGRVTKLKVEVSEIVEEEEEVEK, encoded by the coding sequence ATGGAAGACCCTAGCAGTCAGACCTTGTTACTGCAAGCTTTATTATTACTGATTTTAACGCTATTGAACGCCTTTTTTTCAGCAGCCGAAATGGCTATGGTGTCTTTAAACCGCGCTCGTGTAGAGCAAAAGGCTGAAGAAGGCGATGCGAAGTACATTCGCTTGTTAAAAGTCTTGGAAAATCCTAATCACTTTTTATCCACTATTCAAGTTGGGATTACATTGATTACCATTTTATCAGGAGCTAGTTTGGCTAATACACTCGGTCAGGAAATTGCTTCTTGGATGGGAAATTCCGAGACTGCAAGAGCCATTGCAAGCTTTTTATCTGTTGCTATCTTGACTTATATTTCGATTGTTTTTGGTGAATTGTATCCAAAGAGAATCGCTCTGAACCTCAAGGATTCCCTAGCGGTTCGTACAGCGCCAGTTATCATCTTTTTGGGAAAAATTGTCAGTCCCTTTGTTTGGCTTTTATCAGCCTCTACCAATCTGCTCAGTCGAATCACTCCCATGACTTTTGATGATGCAGATGAGAAAATGACACGTGATGAGATTGAGTATATGCTGACCAATAGTGAAGAAACACTGGATGCAGATGAAATTGAAATGCTGCAAGGGATTTTTTCACTAGATGAGATGATGGCGCGTGAGGTAATGGTGCCGCGTACCGATGCGTTTATGGTGGACATCAATGATGATACCAAGGAAATTATCGAAAGCATCTTGAAGCAGAATTTTTCACGGATTCCGGTCTATGATGATGACAAGGATAATGTTATTGGACTTATTCACACCAAACGTCTGTTAAATGAGGCGTTTACTAATGGTTTTGATAATATTGTACTACGAAAAATTTTGCAGGAACCGCTCTTTGTGCCAGAAACAATTTTCGTGGATGATTTGCTGACAGAGCTGCGGAATACGCAAAATCAAATGGCGATATTGTTAGATGAATATGGTGGTATGTCTGGTCTGGTAACGCTGGAAGACTTACTGGAAGAAATTGTCGGTGAGATAGATGATGAAACAGACAAGGCTGAAGTAGAGGTGTATCAGGTTTCTGACCATACTTACTTTGTCCTTGGAACCATGAGTTTAAATGACTTTAACGAGTATTTTGAAGTTGAACTGGAGAGTGATGACGTTGACACTATTGCGGGCTATTATTTGACGGGCGTAGGCTCGATACCCGACGTGAAAGAGCGTTTGAGTTATGAAGTGGAAAGTCAGGACAAAAGGCTCATTTTAACCAATGATAAGGTAAAAAATGGACGTGTGACAAAGCTCAAAGTAGAAGTTTCTGAAATAGTAGAAGAAGAGGAAGAAGTTGAGAAATGA
- a CDS encoding phosphoenolpyruvate carboxykinase (ATP), which translates to MVTRRKYSPQEIRKNSSYFSPLKAIIETAFYENQVVAIKTVEEAYQLASAAAGTVVLDMPVIHTKELGLPSYARVLLTNSGAVVGRTAKARRIFGRDSEEDEKLLSIVRSAIYQAHHRKFYKADAVVGLDEAFMACAHLMVPEDEINNLYSWLLNFQILDEEFKNRLRVSKKYDENDIFIFFDPKWKHPDYPEGLVYFDTQHNCVIILGLNYFGELKKATLTLAWATAARNGYVACHGGLKIFKQEEAEKKDYVASFFGLSGSGKSTLTHAKHNGKYYIKVLHDDAFIISVKDGSSIALEPSYFDKTNDYSIGHREQDFFVTVQNCGVTLDDNGLKKLVTEDIRNGNGRTVKSRFATPDRVDRIDEPIQAIFWIMKDDSLPPLVKINDPLMASTMGCTLMTKRSNAENVAGKHDDLVIEPYANPFRVYPLVEDYRKFRSLFESGVDCYIINTGFYMGKGISKEVSLNIIEKIVDEEAEFKPFGPLEGFEYMECEGYPIPNFDARYKQLLRERMQVRLNFLLAFNQKYPKTALPVDAISRLETVLQNLEA; encoded by the coding sequence ATGGTAACACGTCGTAAATATTCTCCGCAGGAAATAAGAAAAAATTCTTCTTATTTCTCTCCTTTGAAGGCAATCATTGAAACAGCTTTTTATGAAAATCAGGTTGTTGCAATAAAAACAGTGGAAGAAGCTTATCAATTGGCTTCCGCAGCTGCTGGGACAGTTGTCTTAGATATGCCTGTCATTCATACAAAGGAATTGGGCTTGCCTTCTTATGCTCGCGTTTTATTAACGAATTCTGGCGCAGTTGTTGGTCGAACGGCTAAAGCTCGACGGATTTTTGGTAGAGACAGTGAGGAAGATGAGAAGCTGCTTTCAATAGTACGCAGTGCAATTTATCAAGCTCATCATCGAAAATTTTATAAGGCAGATGCAGTTGTAGGGCTAGATGAAGCCTTTATGGCTTGTGCTCATCTCATGGTTCCTGAAGATGAAATTAACAACCTGTATTCTTGGCTTTTAAACTTTCAAATTTTGGATGAAGAGTTTAAAAATCGTTTGAGAGTTTCTAAAAAGTACGATGAAAATGACATATTTATTTTTTTCGATCCCAAATGGAAGCATCCAGATTATCCTGAAGGATTGGTATATTTTGATACTCAGCACAATTGTGTCATTATTTTGGGTTTAAATTACTTTGGTGAGTTGAAAAAAGCGACTTTAACCTTAGCTTGGGCAACCGCTGCTAGAAATGGATATGTAGCTTGTCACGGTGGCTTGAAAATCTTTAAACAAGAAGAGGCTGAAAAGAAAGACTATGTAGCCTCCTTCTTTGGTTTATCCGGCTCAGGGAAATCCACACTGACACATGCCAAACATAATGGAAAATATTATATTAAGGTTTTGCATGATGATGCCTTTATTATTTCTGTCAAAGATGGCTCTTCCATTGCTCTGGAACCGTCCTATTTTGATAAAACGAATGACTATTCCATTGGACATAGGGAGCAGGATTTTTTTGTAACAGTTCAGAATTGTGGTGTGACACTGGATGACAATGGTCTAAAAAAATTGGTGACAGAGGACATTCGAAATGGAAATGGTCGGACAGTCAAGTCTCGCTTTGCAACACCAGATCGGGTTGATCGAATTGATGAGCCTATCCAAGCCATTTTCTGGATTATGAAAGATGATTCTCTCCCACCGTTAGTCAAAATCAACGATCCGCTGATGGCTTCTACGATGGGCTGTACTTTGATGACCAAGCGTTCCAATGCTGAAAATGTCGCTGGCAAGCACGATGATTTAGTCATTGAACCTTATGCCAATCCATTTAGAGTGTATCCCTTGGTGGAAGATTATCGGAAATTCCGTAGTCTCTTTGAATCTGGTGTTGACTGCTATATCATCAATACTGGATTTTATATGGGAAAAGGAATTTCAAAAGAAGTTAGCTTGAATATTATTGAAAAAATTGTTGATGAAGAAGCAGAATTTAAACCATTTGGGCCATTGGAGGGTTTTGAATACATGGAATGTGAAGGGTATCCGATTCCGAATTTTGATGCTCGCTACAAACAATTACTTAGAGAAAGAATGCAAGTACGGCTGAACTTCTTGCTTGCCTTTAATCAAAAATACCCTAAAACGGCACTTCCTGTTGATGCAATTTCACGCTTGGAAACAGTTCTGCAAAATTTAGAAGCCTAA
- a CDS encoding AI-2E family transporter, producing MFHKNKLFFWTTEVLLLTIIFFIWRQMDGLISPFVSVLNTVLIPFLIAGFLYYVTNPLVKFLEKELKIKRIFGILITLVLLFGIIALGIIYLLPILITQLTSLISSSQNVYGELQNWINQLSQHSLFKNLNIQSIIKQLNLSYVDILQNILNSVTNSLGSVVSAVVNTFLILIMTPIFLVYFLIDGDKLLPMLERTVLKRDKLNITKLLTNLNATIARYISGISIDAFIIGTLAFIGYSVIGLKYALIFAIFSMIANLIPYVGPSIGLIPMIITYLIADPKKMVIAVIYMLIVQQIDGNILYPRIVGGVMKVHPITIMVLLLLSSNIYGIVGMIVAIPIYSILKEIAKFLANLYDNHRAAQEQKKNEEYGIINK from the coding sequence ATGTTTCATAAAAATAAGTTATTTTTTTGGACAACAGAAGTCTTACTACTAACCATTATCTTTTTTATCTGGCGGCAAATGGACGGCTTGATTTCCCCTTTTGTGAGCGTTTTAAATACGGTTTTAATTCCTTTTCTAATTGCGGGATTTTTGTACTATGTGACGAATCCTTTAGTGAAATTCCTGGAGAAAGAGCTGAAAATTAAGAGGATTTTTGGAATTTTGATTACCTTGGTTCTCTTGTTTGGGATTATTGCTCTGGGCATTATTTATCTGCTACCTATTTTGATTACGCAGTTGACAAGTTTGATTTCTTCTAGTCAAAATGTTTATGGAGAATTGCAAAATTGGATTAACCAGCTATCGCAGCACTCTCTCTTTAAAAATCTGAATATCCAGTCTATTATTAAGCAGTTAAATTTGTCTTATGTGGATATTTTGCAAAATATTTTAAATAGTGTCACCAATAGTCTGGGGAGTGTCGTTTCAGCAGTAGTGAATACATTTTTGATTCTCATCATGACGCCGATCTTTTTGGTCTATTTCTTAATTGACGGGGATAAATTACTGCCCATGTTGGAAAGAACTGTTTTGAAGCGGGATAAGCTCAACATCACGAAATTATTGACCAATCTTAATGCAACGATTGCTCGGTATATTAGTGGGATTTCGATTGATGCGTTTATTATTGGAACGTTGGCTTTCATTGGCTATAGTGTTATTGGTCTGAAATATGCTTTGATATTTGCTATTTTTTCTATGATTGCTAATCTTATTCCTTATGTGGGTCCAAGCATTGGGTTGATTCCGATGATTATCACTTATCTGATTGCCGATCCAAAAAAAATGGTGATCGCAGTTATATATATGTTAATTGTGCAGCAAATTGACGGAAATATTCTCTATCCACGGATTGTAGGTGGCGTGATGAAGGTGCATCCAATTACCATTATGGTTCTCTTGCTTTTGTCAAGTAATATTTATGGGATTGTTGGGATGATTGTAGCGATTCCAATTTATTCTATTTTGAAAGAAATTGCAAAATTCCTAGCGAATTTATATGATAATCATCGAGCTGCACAGGAGCAAAAGAAAAATGAGGAGTACGGAATTATTAATAAATAA
- a CDS encoding MarR family winged helix-turn-helix transcriptional regulator: MDYRHLFRQMGIISRQAMMNMNHEASQYNLDNNLFLILIRIVEHEGLNQSQLSHMVKIDKTTLSRSLRKLEEKGFITKKVNSQNKKFKELFPTTKALQIYDRLIGFETTYIQSVMKALTSSELFQLEVILNKIENAQ; this comes from the coding sequence ATAGATTATCGTCATCTCTTTCGTCAAATGGGCATAATTTCTCGCCAAGCCATGATGAATATGAATCATGAAGCCAGCCAATACAACCTAGATAATAATCTTTTTCTTATCCTTATTCGCATTGTTGAGCATGAAGGACTGAATCAATCTCAACTTTCTCATATGGTAAAAATTGATAAAACAACACTTAGTCGCTCCCTTAGAAAACTAGAGGAAAAAGGATTTATCACAAAGAAAGTCAACTCTCAAAATAAGAAGTTTAAAGAGCTTTTCCCTACGACGAAGGCTTTGCAAATCTACGACCGATTGATTGGATTTGAAACGACCTACATCCAGTCTGTCATGAAAGCTCTGACTTCCTCTGAACTCTTTCAATTAGAAGTCATCCTCAATAAAATAGAAAATGCTCAATGA